One part of the Vibrio palustris genome encodes these proteins:
- the gltB gene encoding glutamate synthase large subunit — protein sequence MALYDPSFERDNCGFGLIAHMEGQPSHKLVRTAISALDRMTHRGGIASDGKTGDGCGLLLQKPDSYMRLIAEENQWKLGKQYAVGMIFLSQDPTKAQFARDIINKELEQETMKVVGWRDVPTNAKVLGPIATASLPNIQQVFVSAPAGWQERDIERRLYIARRRIEKQITQDDDFYICSLSTQVIIYKGLCMPADLPRFYLDLADLRMEASICLFHQRFSTNTQPRWPLAQPFRYLAHNGEINTIQGNRQWARARAYKFVSPLLPDLQSAAPFVNETGSDSSSLDNMLELLLQGGMDLFRAMRLLVPPAWQHHPDMDDDLRAFYDFNSKHMEPWDGPAGIVLSDGRYAACNLDRNGLRPARYVITKDKLITLASEVGIWDYAPDEVAEKGRVGPGELLVIDTKEGKLWQSWEIDNDLKVRHPYREWLNECVYPLTPFSALPDDEVGSRVFDESQLETYQKQFAMSNEEVDQVLRVLGDMGQEAVGSMGDDTPMAVLSSKERLITDYFRQKFAQVTNPPIDPLREKHVMSLATCIGQEMNVFNETDGHAYRVTFDSPVLLYSDMQQLMSLSTEHYRHEVIDIQYDPNTTDLKQAVVDLCDHAEQLVRNGCVLLVLSDRNLEKGKLPIPAAMAVGAIQTRLIATQLRCDANIIVESAAIRDPHQFAVLLGFGATAIYPYLAYETLGKLVDDGAIDKDYRTVMQNYQYGINKGLYKIMSKMGISTVASYRCSQLFEAVGLSSDLVELCFKGVMSRIEGADFADFQQDLQNLSRKAWTKRKSIDHGGLLKYVHGGEYHAYNPDVVQTLQSAVKSGDAQDYTTYAENVNKRPIAMLRDMMKLKPSQQTTPLENVEPATNLFKRFDSAAMSIGALSPEAHEALATAMNRLGGFSNSGEGGEDPLRFGTERNSRIKQVASGRFGVTPHYLTNADVIQIKVAQGAKPGEGGQLPGHKVTAEIAKLRHSVQGVTLISPPPHHDIYSIEDLAQLIFDLKQVNPQALVSVKLVSEPGVGTIATGVAKAYADLITISGYDGGTAASPLTSVKYAGCPWELGLAETQQALVANGLRHKIRLQVDGGLKTGLDVVKGAILGAESFGFGTAPMVAMGCKFLRICHLNNCATGVATQDETLRKQFFKGLPEMVMNYFSGLAEEVRGYLSQLGVEKLTDLIGRTDLLEVIEGMTAKQSKLDLSNILEAPVSPEGLPLFCTEPNTPFDSGEFNERLVKDALPFVERKESTDLYYSVINTDRSIGAQLSGEIARRYGNQGLAGEPIRVVLEGTAGQSFGVWNAGGVELNLTGDANDYVGKGMAGGKLVIKPHQGTAFTCNEATIIGNTCLYGATGGKLFAAGKAGERFGVRNSGTIAVIEGAGDNACEYMTGGVVAILGRTGVNFGAGMTGGFAYVLDQDNEFTGRVNQESAEAISLEDLYIHQEHLRGLIAEHLEQTGSAHAETILANFDEWIPKFYLIKPQAADLQTLLGHQSRSAAELRVQAQ from the coding sequence ATGGCTCTTTATGATCCAAGCTTTGAAAGAGATAACTGCGGATTCGGCTTAATTGCGCATATGGAAGGCCAACCAAGTCATAAACTGGTTCGTACTGCCATCTCTGCACTTGACCGAATGACTCACCGTGGCGGCATCGCATCTGATGGCAAAACTGGTGATGGCTGTGGTCTATTACTGCAAAAACCTGATTCATACATGCGTCTTATCGCAGAAGAAAACCAATGGAAACTCGGTAAACAGTACGCCGTTGGTATGATTTTCTTAAGTCAGGATCCAACCAAAGCTCAATTCGCACGAGATATCATTAATAAAGAGCTTGAGCAGGAAACCATGAAAGTGGTTGGCTGGCGTGATGTGCCAACTAACGCTAAAGTCCTTGGGCCAATCGCTACCGCTTCATTACCTAATATTCAGCAGGTTTTCGTATCAGCACCTGCTGGTTGGCAAGAGCGCGATATTGAACGCCGTCTTTATATTGCTCGTCGTCGTATCGAGAAACAAATTACCCAAGATGATGATTTCTATATCTGCTCACTGTCTACGCAGGTCATCATCTATAAAGGCTTGTGTATGCCTGCCGATCTGCCAAGGTTTTATCTCGATTTGGCCGATCTGCGTATGGAAGCCTCAATTTGTTTATTCCACCAGCGCTTTTCAACCAATACTCAGCCTCGCTGGCCTTTGGCTCAGCCATTTCGTTATCTTGCACATAACGGTGAAATCAATACCATTCAAGGTAACCGTCAATGGGCTCGTGCGCGTGCCTATAAATTTGTTTCGCCTCTACTTCCAGATCTACAAAGCGCGGCGCCATTCGTCAATGAAACCGGGTCTGATTCATCCAGCTTAGATAATATGCTTGAGTTGCTCTTGCAAGGTGGTATGGATCTCTTCCGAGCAATGCGCTTACTTGTGCCGCCCGCTTGGCAGCACCATCCAGATATGGATGATGATTTACGCGCGTTCTATGACTTTAACTCTAAGCACATGGAACCATGGGATGGCCCAGCCGGGATCGTTCTCTCAGATGGTCGCTACGCCGCATGTAACCTAGACCGTAATGGCCTACGTCCTGCTCGCTACGTGATCACTAAAGATAAGCTAATTACTCTCGCCTCCGAAGTCGGCATCTGGGATTATGCCCCTGATGAAGTCGCTGAAAAAGGTCGCGTAGGGCCGGGCGAATTACTGGTTATTGATACCAAAGAAGGCAAATTGTGGCAGTCTTGGGAAATTGATAACGACTTAAAAGTTCGTCATCCTTACCGTGAATGGCTCAACGAATGTGTCTATCCACTCACGCCATTTTCTGCGCTGCCTGATGATGAAGTCGGCAGTCGTGTTTTTGATGAATCACAACTCGAAACCTATCAAAAACAATTCGCGATGAGCAATGAAGAAGTCGATCAAGTGCTGCGCGTATTGGGTGATATGGGGCAAGAAGCCGTTGGCTCTATGGGTGATGACACGCCAATGGCCGTATTGTCGTCAAAAGAGCGCTTGATTACCGATTACTTCCGCCAGAAGTTTGCTCAGGTCACCAACCCGCCGATTGATCCACTGCGCGAAAAACACGTCATGTCTCTCGCGACGTGTATTGGCCAGGAAATGAATGTTTTCAACGAAACAGATGGCCATGCGTATCGTGTGACCTTTGATTCACCCGTATTGTTGTACTCTGACATGCAACAGCTGATGAGTCTTAGTACCGAGCATTACCGCCATGAAGTCATTGATATTCAATACGATCCAAATACAACGGACCTTAAACAAGCAGTAGTGGACTTGTGTGATCACGCCGAACAGCTTGTACGTAATGGCTGCGTTTTGCTCGTTTTATCCGATCGCAACCTGGAAAAAGGCAAACTGCCAATTCCTGCCGCAATGGCGGTAGGGGCGATTCAAACACGTTTAATTGCCACTCAGCTGCGTTGTGATGCCAATATTATTGTAGAAAGTGCGGCAATCCGAGATCCGCATCAATTCGCGGTATTACTTGGTTTTGGCGCAACCGCTATTTACCCATACCTTGCTTATGAAACATTAGGTAAGTTGGTCGATGATGGCGCCATTGATAAAGATTACCGCACGGTAATGCAAAACTATCAATACGGCATCAATAAAGGCCTATACAAAATTATGTCTAAAATGGGCATTTCAACCGTCGCGTCTTATCGTTGCTCGCAACTATTTGAAGCCGTAGGTCTAAGCTCTGACTTGGTTGAACTGTGCTTTAAAGGGGTCATGAGCCGTATCGAAGGTGCAGATTTCGCGGATTTCCAACAAGATTTGCAGAACCTATCACGTAAAGCATGGACTAAACGTAAATCCATAGATCACGGTGGTTTACTGAAATACGTGCATGGCGGCGAATATCATGCTTATAACCCAGATGTGGTTCAGACGCTACAAAGTGCGGTAAAATCTGGCGATGCACAGGACTACACAACCTATGCAGAAAACGTCAACAAGCGCCCTATCGCGATGTTGCGTGACATGATGAAACTCAAACCGTCACAACAAACGACACCACTAGAGAATGTCGAGCCGGCAACGAATCTTTTCAAACGTTTTGATTCTGCGGCAATGTCGATTGGTGCCTTAAGCCCAGAAGCGCACGAAGCTCTTGCCACCGCAATGAACCGCTTAGGCGGCTTCTCTAACTCTGGAGAAGGCGGTGAAGATCCGCTGCGTTTTGGTACTGAGCGTAACTCACGTATTAAACAAGTCGCATCAGGCCGTTTTGGTGTTACGCCACACTACCTGACCAATGCTGATGTCATTCAGATTAAAGTCGCCCAAGGGGCCAAACCCGGCGAAGGTGGCCAGTTACCTGGTCATAAGGTCACGGCTGAAATCGCTAAATTGCGCCATTCAGTACAAGGCGTCACACTTATTTCACCACCGCCTCATCACGATATTTATTCGATTGAAGATTTAGCCCAGCTTATCTTCGATTTAAAACAAGTGAACCCACAAGCATTAGTCTCCGTTAAGTTGGTTTCAGAACCAGGTGTCGGCACGATTGCTACTGGTGTTGCAAAAGCGTACGCGGATTTGATCACCATCTCTGGTTACGATGGTGGCACCGCTGCAAGCCCATTAACGTCGGTAAAATATGCGGGCTGCCCATGGGAACTTGGCTTGGCAGAAACCCAACAAGCCCTTGTCGCCAATGGCCTACGTCATAAAATCCGCTTACAAGTGGATGGCGGTTTAAAAACTGGCCTCGATGTGGTGAAAGGCGCAATTCTTGGCGCAGAAAGTTTTGGCTTTGGTACTGCGCCTATGGTTGCAATGGGCTGTAAATTCCTACGTATTTGTCACTTAAATAACTGTGCAACGGGCGTTGCTACGCAAGATGAAACCTTACGTAAACAGTTCTTTAAAGGCTTGCCGGAAATGGTTATGAACTACTTCAGCGGATTAGCTGAAGAAGTACGCGGTTACCTATCACAATTAGGCGTAGAAAAACTGACAGATTTAATTGGGCGTACCGATTTACTTGAAGTCATCGAAGGCATGACTGCGAAGCAAAGCAAATTGGATCTCTCCAATATCTTAGAAGCGCCAGTCTCTCCTGAAGGCTTGCCGCTTTTCTGTACAGAGCCAAATACTCCCTTTGATAGCGGTGAGTTCAATGAACGCTTAGTTAAAGATGCCCTACCTTTTGTCGAGCGGAAAGAATCCACGGATCTGTATTACAGCGTGATTAACACCGATCGTTCAATCGGGGCTCAGCTTTCGGGTGAAATAGCACGGCGCTATGGCAACCAAGGACTGGCTGGAGAACCGATTCGTGTGGTACTAGAAGGTACAGCAGGCCAATCTTTCGGTGTTTGGAATGCCGGTGGTGTGGAACTCAACCTAACAGGTGATGCCAACGACTACGTGGGTAAAGGCATGGCTGGCGGTAAACTCGTCATCAAACCACACCAAGGTACTGCCTTTACGTGTAACGAAGCGACCATTATCGGTAACACCTGTCTATACGGCGCAACTGGCGGTAAATTATTTGCAGCAGGTAAAGCTGGTGAACGTTTTGGTGTGCGTAACTCAGGCACGATTGCAGTCATCGAAGGCGCTGGCGATAATGCGTGTGAATATATGACAGGTGGTGTCGTGGCGATTCTCGGGCGTACTGGCGTCAACTTTGGTGCCGGTATGACAGGCGGATTTGCTTACGTTCTTGACCAAGATAATGAATTTACAGGACGTGTTAACCAAGAGTCGGCAGAAGCCATTTCTCTGGAAGATTTGTATATCCACCAAGAACATCTGCGTGGTTTGATCGCAGAGCATCTAGAGCAGACGGGATCAGCCCATGCTGAAACCATCCTCGCTAATTTTGACGAATGGATTCCTAAGTTCTACCTCATCAAACCGCAAGCGGCGGATCTGCAAACGCTTTTGGGTCACCAAAGCCGTAGTGCCGCTGAACTTCGTGTTCAAGCACAGTAA
- the arcB gene encoding aerobic respiration two-component sensor histidine kinase ArcB, giving the protein MKPIKNLAQYYVDLLVKLGILRFSILLALALVALAVVVQVGITLALKGRVDNIDIVRSVFFGLLITPWAVYFLSVVVDQLEESRQRLAKLVSKLKDMRSRDQELNQKLQQNIVKLNQEIEERIKAEEAREMAMLDLENEVLQREKTQLELAESTALLRSFIDTSPDLIYYRNANGVFSGCNRAMEELTGRTESQLVGLTPWDVYSEDIAKPIVETDQEVFNNDRAVTYEQWMEYPDGTKNYFELRKVPFYSKEGDHLGLVGFGRDITERKHYEESLEKASRDKTTFISTISHELRTPLNGIVGLSRILLDSSLTEEQRKYMQTINVSAVTLGNIFNDIIDMDKFDRRKLELLPAALDFEEFVLEIESLSGLMAEQKGLRFDLDRLTDLPKFIEVDATRLRQVLWNVISNAMKFTKEGGVVMTVSAEVADGSADITMEVEDTGIGIPEAEIDNIFAMYYQVKSGKDNLHAVGTGIGLSVSRQLMNLMDGDIHVSSEEGFGSTFTINIHVPLAQDQSLKPSDKEGVTRSLNIFMVEDIELNITVAQSLLENLGHQVTVAMTGKQALTEFSPELYDLVFLDIQLPDMTGFDIARHWREQYTSLPPLVALTANVLKDKEEYIKQGMDAAISKPLSVSAVYNVLERVAGSQSSTPVNEKVEQEEDLIMGDEIYQRLLDTDMLESYIGIVGVQPILDSITLFEEMMPAYLKVLDSNMVAKDQANIVSEAHKIKGAAGSIGLQHIQRVAQQAQSSESPVWWQNISDWVDEIKNEYQYDIEILKQWLAQRK; this is encoded by the coding sequence ATGAAACCCATAAAAAATTTAGCCCAATACTATGTCGATCTCCTGGTTAAATTAGGTATTTTGCGGTTTTCTATTTTACTGGCTTTGGCATTAGTCGCATTAGCGGTTGTGGTCCAAGTTGGTATTACTTTGGCGTTAAAAGGGCGCGTAGATAATATCGATATTGTACGGTCAGTTTTTTTTGGCCTGTTAATCACGCCGTGGGCCGTGTATTTCTTGTCCGTTGTGGTTGATCAATTGGAAGAGTCGAGACAGCGCTTAGCGAAGCTTGTTTCTAAACTTAAAGACATGCGATCGCGGGATCAGGAGTTAAATCAAAAATTACAACAAAATATTGTTAAGTTAAATCAAGAGATTGAAGAGAGAATTAAAGCAGAAGAAGCCAGAGAAATGGCGATGCTTGATTTGGAAAATGAAGTTCTTCAGCGTGAAAAAACACAATTGGAATTGGCAGAGAGTACCGCTTTGCTGCGTTCTTTCATTGATACCTCTCCTGATCTGATTTATTACCGTAACGCTAATGGGGTATTTTCTGGCTGTAACCGTGCGATGGAAGAGCTGACTGGACGCACGGAAAGTCAATTAGTGGGATTAACGCCTTGGGATGTCTACAGTGAGGACATTGCCAAACCTATCGTCGAAACCGATCAAGAAGTGTTTAATAATGATCGTGCAGTGACTTATGAGCAGTGGATGGAATACCCAGATGGCACTAAAAACTATTTTGAATTGCGTAAAGTGCCTTTTTATAGCAAAGAAGGAGATCATCTAGGATTGGTGGGGTTTGGACGCGACATCACTGAACGTAAACATTATGAAGAATCGTTAGAAAAAGCCAGCCGTGATAAGACAACGTTTATTTCGACTATTAGTCATGAGTTAAGAACGCCATTAAATGGCATCGTAGGGCTAAGTCGTATTTTGTTGGACTCTTCGTTGACAGAAGAACAGCGCAAGTACATGCAAACCATCAATGTAAGTGCAGTAACATTAGGTAATATCTTTAATGATATTATCGATATGGATAAGTTTGATCGCCGGAAACTTGAACTATTGCCGGCTGCTTTGGATTTTGAAGAGTTTGTGCTTGAAATCGAAAGTTTATCGGGATTGATGGCGGAACAAAAAGGGCTGCGTTTTGATTTAGATCGTTTGACGGATTTGCCTAAATTTATTGAAGTCGATGCAACCCGTTTACGTCAGGTATTGTGGAATGTGATCAGCAATGCGATGAAGTTTACCAAAGAAGGTGGTGTGGTGATGACCGTTAGTGCCGAAGTCGCTGATGGAAGCGCTGATATCACTATGGAAGTTGAAGATACCGGGATCGGCATTCCAGAAGCAGAAATTGATAATATTTTTGCCATGTACTACCAAGTGAAATCAGGGAAAGATAATTTACATGCTGTCGGAACCGGAATTGGTTTGTCGGTTTCTCGCCAATTAATGAATTTGATGGATGGTGATATTCACGTCAGTAGTGAAGAAGGATTTGGCAGTACTTTTACCATCAATATTCATGTGCCTTTAGCGCAAGATCAGTCGCTTAAACCTTCAGACAAAGAAGGGGTAACACGCTCTTTGAATATTTTTATGGTGGAAGACATTGAATTAAATATCACGGTTGCGCAGTCTTTATTAGAAAACTTAGGGCATCAAGTGACCGTAGCCATGACAGGTAAACAAGCGTTAACGGAATTTTCCCCAGAGTTGTATGACTTAGTATTTTTAGATATTCAATTACCGGACATGACGGGATTCGATATTGCTCGTCATTGGCGAGAGCAGTATACCTCGTTACCTCCACTGGTGGCATTGACCGCGAATGTATTAAAAGATAAAGAAGAATATATTAAGCAAGGTATGGATGCTGCGATCAGTAAACCACTGTCTGTAAGTGCGGTGTACAATGTATTAGAACGTGTCGCGGGTTCTCAAAGTTCTACCCCCGTCAATGAAAAAGTTGAACAAGAAGAAGATCTCATAATGGGTGATGAAATTTACCAAAGGCTTCTGGATACAGATATGTTAGAGTCTTATATAGGTATTGTCGGCGTCCAGCCCATACTGGATAGTATTACGTTATTTGAAGAAATGATGCCTGCATACCTTAAGGTACTTGATTCAAATATGGTGGCAAAAGATCAGGCAAATATTGTTTCTGAAGCTCATAAAATTAAAGGGGCAGCAGGTTCGATAGGGTTACAACATATCCAACGTGTTGCCCAGCAAGCTCAATCATCAGAGAGCCCAGTATGGTGGCAAAATATTAGCGATTGGGTTGATGAAATAAAAAATGAATATCAATACGATATTGAAATACTTAAACAGTGGTTAGCGCAAAGGAAATAA
- a CDS encoding sugar O-acetyltransferase — MSALDDMLAGNHYPINDEELIRIRNNTRTLAAEYNELHREDHTNQQRLLKAIFGSIGEDVHFEKHMNIDYGINTTIGNHVFINFNFTLLDCAPVTIGDNVFIGPNVQIYTAHHPIDVATRNQHIGWAEPITINSNVWIGGGVIVLPGVTIGEGAIIGAGSVVTKDVPAYHIAVGNPAKAVRSIPEEER, encoded by the coding sequence ATGAGCGCATTAGACGATATGCTAGCTGGTAATCATTACCCAATTAACGATGAAGAACTTATTCGTATTCGTAATAACACCCGTACTCTTGCGGCTGAATATAATGAGTTACATCGTGAAGACCATACCAACCAACAGCGCTTGTTAAAGGCCATATTTGGCAGTATTGGAGAAGATGTTCACTTTGAAAAACATATGAATATTGATTACGGTATTAATACCACCATAGGTAATCATGTGTTCATTAATTTTAACTTCACTTTACTCGATTGTGCGCCAGTAACCATTGGTGACAATGTGTTTATCGGGCCTAACGTGCAAATTTATACCGCGCATCACCCTATCGACGTGGCAACACGCAATCAGCATATTGGCTGGGCAGAACCGATTACGATTAACTCCAATGTATGGATTGGAGGCGGCGTGATTGTGCTACCTGGTGTCACTATCGGAGAAGGCGCGATTATTGGCGCAGGTAGCGTGGTCACTAAAGATGTTCCGGCATACCATATTGCCGTGGGTAACCCAGCCAAAGCCGTTCGCTCTATTCCAGAAGAAGAACGCTAA
- the arcA gene encoding two-component system response regulator ArcA, translated as MQTPQILIVEDEQVTRNTLKSIFEAEGYTVFEASNGEDMHTLLSEHPINLVIMDINLPGKNGLLLARELREQASVALMFLTGRDNEVDKILGLEIGADDYITKPFNPRELTIRARNLLNRSMNAGEAQEEAHSVEKYEFNGWVLDINSRSLFNPNGESYKLPRSEFRALLHFCENPGKIQTRADLLKKMTGRDLKPHDRTVDVTIRRIRKHFESVAGTPEIIATIHGEGYRFCGDIEY; from the coding sequence ATGCAAACCCCGCAGATTCTTATTGTTGAAGATGAACAAGTGACTCGTAACACTCTCAAGAGTATTTTCGAAGCAGAGGGATACACTGTTTTTGAAGCAAGTAACGGTGAAGATATGCATACCTTGCTCTCAGAACACCCCATTAACTTGGTTATTATGGACATTAACTTACCAGGTAAGAATGGCCTTTTACTCGCTCGTGAGTTAAGAGAACAAGCAAGTGTGGCATTAATGTTCTTAACAGGCCGTGATAATGAAGTTGATAAAATTCTTGGCCTAGAAATTGGGGCGGACGACTACATAACCAAGCCGTTTAACCCACGTGAGCTAACGATTCGTGCACGTAACCTTTTAAATCGTTCTATGAATGCAGGTGAAGCGCAAGAAGAAGCTCATAGCGTCGAGAAGTATGAATTTAATGGGTGGGTTTTAGATATTAATAGCCGTTCATTGTTTAACCCTAATGGGGAAAGCTACAAGTTACCTCGCTCTGAATTTCGCGCCCTTTTACACTTTTGTGAAAATCCCGGCAAGATTCAAACTCGTGCCGATTTGCTGAAGAAAATGACAGGTAGAGATCTTAAACCACATGATCGCACGGTTGATGTAACCATCCGACGCATTCGTAAACACTTCGAATCAGTGGCTGGAACGCCAGAAATTATCGCAACGATTCATGGCGAGGGCTATCGCTTTTGTGGCGATATTGAGTATTAA
- a CDS encoding putative 4-hydroxy-4-methyl-2-oxoglutarate aldolase, translating to MSDITPDISDYYGEAVSFMELPLQNFGQRFAFWGEIVTIECYHDNSKVRDILDQNGKGKVLVVDGHGSCQRALMGDEMALKAMNNQWEGVVIYGAVRDALTLAEMDLGIQALGTCPVRAEKRDVGTVNTKLVMNGQTVFPGDYLYADWNGILLSKTELDLSVC from the coding sequence ATGAGCGATATTACACCGGATATCAGTGATTACTATGGTGAGGCAGTCAGTTTCATGGAATTGCCGCTACAAAATTTCGGGCAACGCTTTGCTTTTTGGGGAGAAATAGTAACCATTGAATGCTATCACGATAACTCGAAAGTCCGAGATATTTTGGACCAAAATGGTAAAGGCAAAGTTTTGGTGGTTGATGGTCATGGTTCATGTCAGCGCGCTTTAATGGGGGACGAAATGGCACTCAAAGCGATGAATAATCAATGGGAAGGTGTTGTTATCTACGGTGCAGTCCGAGATGCACTGACCTTAGCTGAGATGGATTTAGGGATTCAAGCGCTTGGTACTTGTCCCGTGAGAGCGGAAAAGCGAGATGTAGGAACGGTGAATACGAAGCTGGTGATGAACGGACAAACCGTGTTTCCTGGTGATTATCTGTATGCCGATTGGAATGGCATATTGTTATCAAAGACCGAATTAGACCTTTCTGTCTGTTAG